The proteins below come from a single Psychrobacter sp. PL19 genomic window:
- the rpsG gene encoding 30S ribosomal protein S7 — MPRRRVVATREILPDPKFGSQTIAKFINHVMSHGKKSTAERIVYGALETVAQKRNIEDPVSFFEDVLENVRPMVEVKARRVGGATYQVPMEVRPSRRTALAMRWIAEAAAKRSEKSMALRLAGELGDASEGKGNAMKKRDEVHRMADANKAFSHYRF, encoded by the coding sequence ATGCCAAGACGTCGCGTCGTAGCTACCCGTGAGATCCTACCGGATCCTAAGTTTGGTAGCCAAACCATCGCTAAATTCATCAACCACGTGATGAGCCATGGTAAAAAATCTACTGCTGAGCGTATCGTTTACGGTGCTCTTGAGACTGTAGCTCAAAAACGTAACATTGAAGATCCTGTATCTTTTTTCGAAGACGTTCTCGAAAATGTTCGCCCAATGGTAGAAGTAAAAGCTCGCCGCGTTGGTGGTGCTACCTATCAAGTACCAATGGAAGTACGCCCCTCCCGTCGTACTGCATTGGCTATGCGTTGGATAGCCGAAGCAGCTGCTAAGCGTTCTGAAAAATCAATGGCTCTACGTCTTGCAGGCGAATTGGGCGATGCATCAGAAGGCAAGGGTAATGCTATGAAAAAGCGTGACGAAGTTCACCGCATGGCAGATGCTAACAAAGCATTCTCACATTACCGCTTCTAA